Proteins from a single region of Hydra vulgaris chromosome 12, alternate assembly HydraT2T_AEP:
- the LOC136088031 gene encoding zinc finger BED domain-containing protein 4-like, with the protein MRSFIWSLYKINDASDAYATCNICKKTIKRGTKEAGQKCFSTTPLHNHIKINHPKEYRKERNKSEQKRTAQLTPAVFSTGTTESGEIACETSKQTSINEYLKSKKVWNINDSRSQAIHRKIGLMMALDNQPFTLVEDTGFNNLINHLEPRYSLPSRIYFSQTITPQLYMELKNKISIKLKKANHISFSSDIWTCPISHESFISLSGHCIDKDFNRIDVVLHASHFSESHTGVNISEKLESMWNSWKIQVERRHLLVRDGATNMVKGSNLAKIPSIHCTIHLLQLVVSDSIMSENIVIDVFAKCRRLVTHFNHSSLACSNFKKIQQQQKLANLCLVQDVPTRWNSTYLMLERLNKLKIPVQLYLAERSDLMTFSTFEWTLISSIIKLLKHFFQLTQEMSSEITTLSSVIPNICTLNKYMSEYQVDLSIQKTQSQLKTSLKNRFFAEANDVKSLHITKNRCYVMATSIDPRYKFSFFDDDTKKQAKYWLINDVLSFEKTIVCSEEVDFHVNESPQLKFSVNTEKEEDSLESCFKEIINATSEKTIHSKKGKVEKKSNEILLEKK; encoded by the coding sequence atgaggAGCTTTATCTGgtcattatataaaataaatgacgCAAGTGATGCGTATGCAACCTgtaatatctgtaaaaaaacaattaaacgtGGAACTAAGGAGGCTGGGCAAAAGTGTTTTAGTACGACACCTCTGCATaaccatattaaaataaatcatccaAAAGAATATCGTAAAGAGAGAAATAAAAGTGAACAGAAAAGAACAGCTCAGCTCACACCGGCAGTTTTCTCAACTGGTACAACAGAAAGTGGGGAAATCGCTTGTGAAACTTCTAAGCAGACTTCAATAAATGAgtatttaaagtcaaaaaaagtaTGGAACATTAACGATTCTAGATCCCAAGCTATTCATCGTAAAATTGGGTTAATGATGGCCTTAGACAACCAGCCGTTTACTTTAGTTGAAGATACAggtttcaataatttaataaatcatcTAGAACCTAGATATTCCTTACCAAGtagaatatatttttctcaaaCAATAACTCCTCAACTTTACATggaattaaagaataaaatttctattaagttaaaaaaagcaaaccACATAAGCTTTTCTTCAGATATATGGACATGCCCGATATCACACGaatcatttatttcattgtCAGGCCACTGTATTGATAAAGATTTTAACAGAATTGATGTGGTATTACATGCTTCTCATTTTTCTGAAAGCCATACAGGAGTAAACATATCTGAAAAGTTAGAAAGTATGTGGAATAGCTGGAAAATTCAAGTTGAAAGACGACACCTTCTTGTAAGAGATGGTGCTACCAATATGGTTAAAGGGAGTAATCTAGCCAAAATTCCATCAATCCATTGTACCATTCATTTACTTCAATTAGTTGTTTCAGATTCAATCATGAGTGAAAATATTGTAATTGATGTCTTTGCAAAATGTCGTCGACTTGTAACTCATTTCAATCATTCGTCCCTAGCATGTagcaattttaagaaaattcaGCAACAACAAAAGCTTGCCAATCTTTGTCTTGTTCAAGATGTCCCAACAAGATGGAACAGCACTTATTTGATGCTTGAaagattaaacaaattaaaaattccaGTTCAACTATACTTAGCAGAACGTTCTGACTTAATGACTTTTTCTACTTTTGAATGGACACTTATATCAAGCATCATTAAACTGCTGAaacattttttccaattaaCTCAGGAAATGAGTTCAGAAATAACAACTTTGTCCTCTGTTATTCCAAATATATgcacattaaataaatatatgtccGAATATCAAGTTGATTTAAGTATTCAAAAAACTCAGAGTCAacttaaaacttctttaaaaaatcgattttttgcAGAAGCAAACGATGTAAAGTCTTTGCACATCACGAAAAATAGATGCTATGTTATGGCTACATCAATAGATCCAAGatataagttttctttttttgatgatGATACCAAAAAACAGGCTAAGTATTGGTTAATAAATGATGTTTTATCCtttgaaaaaacaatagtttGTTCAGAAGAAGTAGATTTTCATGTAAATGAATCACCACAattaaagttttcagtaaatACTGAAAAAGAAGAAGACTCACTTGAATCGTGTTTTAAAGAGATTATAAATGCGACATCTGAAAAAACGATACATTCCAAAAAAggaaaagtagaaaaaaaatcgaatgagattttattagaaaagaaataa
- the LOC136087704 gene encoding uncharacterized protein LOC136087704: METSMKKHSEYEKRIICVLSSLEKSTQDLSNAVLQLNKPRDLSSLTHHIPKLTKSLTSNSNQYSDLLNDSVELENTCDFNVTQSFHSSFQKWKAPSTSYGSSGATSHTLNSSDMSDQLNHSFSITNSNAFNDSLVSKSNLTETPVCISIPIWKEPNYPDGSSRKQLVPGHKIYIDHVKFSKCNKSHGTNRFVNDLLVSLVGSTDYLRSVCFSGKQSNAHSDKVAKPKICQDLVDGVVACACQILGVSSKDVRTAIKIKLNIASKVKKR, from the exons ATGGAGACATCAATGAAAAAGCATTCTGAATATGAAAAAA gGATTATTTGTGTGTTAAGTTCATTAGAGAAATCAACCCAGGACTTATCCAATGCAGTTTTGCAGTTAAACAAGCCCCGTGATCTATCTTCTTTAACACATCATATACCAAAATTGACAAAAAGTCTTACTTCTAACTCAAATCAATATTCAGATTTATTAAATGATTCTGTTGAATTAGAAAATACATGTGACTTCAATGTAACTCAAAGTTTTCATTCATCTTTTCAGAAGTGGAAGGCACCCAGCACTTCATATGGGTCTAGTGGAGCAACCTCCCACACTCTCAACTCTTCTGATATGTCTGATCAACTTAATCATTCATTTAGCATAACAAATAGTAATGCGTTTAATGACAGTCTTGTTTCTAAATCAAATCTTACTGAAACTCCTGTTTGTATATCCATTCCAATCTGGAAAGAACCTAACTACCCAGACGGATCTAGTAGA AAACAATTAGTGCCAGGTCACAAAATATACATTGACCATGTAAAATTCAGCAAATGTAACAAATCGCATGGTACAAATAGATTTGTAAACGATCTTTTGGTGTCATTGGTGGGAAGCACAGACTATCTGAGAAGTGTCTGTTTTTCTGGCAAGCAAAGTAATGCTCACTCTGACAAAGTAGCAAAACCCAAAATTTGTCAAGACCTCGTTGATGGTGTTGTTG ctTGTGCCTGTCAGATACTGGGAGTGTCGTCAAAGGATGTGCGAacagcaatcaaaataaaattaaatattgcgtCGAAAGTTAAGAAGCGTTAA